The Malus domestica chromosome 06, GDT2T_hap1 genome has a segment encoding these proteins:
- the LOC103438012 gene encoding uncharacterized protein, producing MRPNWELTNCCNHEQVVFLITVAVCTVIILALWRTVLLRPFKLVTVFLHEASHAIACKLTCGHVEGIQVHADEGGTTQTRGGVYWLILPAGYLGSSFWGMILILASTNLLTTRIAAGCFIAALLIVLCIAKNWMLRGLCIGFIVFLGVIWVLQETTTVRVLRYIILFIGVMNSLFSVYDIYDDLISRRVRSSDAEKFAEECPCCTGCGWGVIWGFISFGFLCGAMYLGLVILS from the exons ATGAGGCCTAATTGGGAACTCACAAACTGCTGCAACCACGAGCAAGTCGTCTTCCTCATCACCGTTGCTGTCTGCACTGTCATCATACTTGCT CTTTGGAGGACAGTACTTCTGAGACCGTTCAAGCTTGTCACTGTGTTTCTTCACGAGGCGAGCCATGCTATTGCTTGTAAACTTACATGTGGTCAT GTGGAAGGGATTCAAGTTCATGCAGATGAGGGCGGAACCACACAAACTCGGGGTGGTGTATACTGGTTGATTTTGCCCGCTGGAT ATCTTGGTTCGTCCTTTTGGGGGATGATCTTGATTCTTGCATCTACAAATCTCCTTACCACTCGAATAGCTGCTGGGTGTTTTATTGCTGCACTGCTGATTGTACTGTGCATAGCTAAAAAT TGGATGCTCCGAGGACTCTGTATAG GATTCATTGTTTTTCTCGGCGTAATTTGGGTTCTGCAAGAAACAACAACAGTTCGTGTACTTCGGTACATTATTCTATTTATTG GTGTAATGAACAGCTTGTTTTCAGTCTATG ATATCTATGACGATCTTATATCCCGTAGAGTTCGTTCAAGTGACGCCGAGAAATTTGCAGAAGAGTGTCCGTGCTGCACTGGTTGTGGATGGGGTGTCATCTG GGGGTTTATATCTTTCGGGTTTCTTTGCGGAGCCATGTACCTTGGTCTTGTGATTTTGTCTTGA
- the LOC103438013 gene encoding small ribosomal subunit protein eS7 codes for MYTSRKKISKDNNAEPTEFEESVAQAVFDLENTNQELKSDLKDLYINSAIQVDVSGSKKAVVIHVPYRLRKAYRKIHVRLVRELEKKFSGKDVILIATRRIVRPPKKGSAAQRPRTRTLTAVHEAMLEDVVLPAEITGKRIRYRLDGSKIMKVFLDPKERNNTEYKLESFSAVYRKLSGKDVVFEYPITEA; via the exons ATGTATACTTCAAGGAAGAAGATTTCCAAGGATAACAATGCCGAGCCGACTGAATTTGAAGAGTCAGTTGCTCAA GCAGTGTTTGATTTGGAAAACACAAATCAGGAGCTGAAGAGTGACCTGAAGGATCTCTATATTAATTCAGCAAT TCAAGTTGATGTGTCTGGAAGCAAGAAGGCAGTTGTTATCCATGTGCCCTATAGGCTTAGGAAGGCGTACCGCAAGATTCACGTTCGCCTCGTGAGGGAGCTCGAGAAGAAGTTCAGTGGAAAG GATGTGATCCTGATTGCCACACGTAGGATTGTGAGGCCTCCAAAGAAAGGGTCAGCTGCTCAACGCCCCCGCACTCGTACACTAACTGCTGTGCACGAGGCAATGTTGGAGGATGTTGTGTTGCCTGCTGAGATTACTGGAAAGCGCATAAGATACCGTCTTGATGGATCCAAGATAATGAAG GTGTTCTTGGACCCCAAGGAACGTAACAACACTGAATACAAGCTGGAGAGCTTCTCTGCTGTTTACCGAAAGCTTTCGGGAAAGGATGTCGTGTTCGAGTACCCAATCACCGAAGCATAG